From Pongo pygmaeus isolate AG05252 chromosome 1, NHGRI_mPonPyg2-v2.0_pri, whole genome shotgun sequence, one genomic window encodes:
- the MYOG gene encoding myogenin codes for MELYETSPYFYQEPRFYDGENYLPVHLQGFEPPGYERTELTLSPEAPGPLEDKGLGTPEHCPGQCLPWACKVCKRKSVSVDRRRAATLREKRRLKKVNEAFEALKRSTLLNPNQRLPKVEILRSAIQYIERLQALLSSLNQEERDLRYRGGGGPQPGVPSECSSHSASCSPEWGSALEFSANPGDHLLTADPTDAHNLHSLTSIVDSITVEDVSVAFPDETMPN; via the exons ATGGAGCTGTATGAGACATCCCCCTACTTCTACCAGGAACCCCGCTTCTATGATGGGGAAAACTACCTGCCTGTCCACCTCCAGGGCTTCGAACCACCAGGCTATGAGCGGACGGAGCTCACCCTGAGCCCCGAGGCCCCAGGGCCCCTCGAGGACAAGGGGCTGGGGACCCCCGAGCACTGTCCAGGCCAGTGCCTGCCGTGGGCGTGTAAGGTGTGTAAGAGGAAGTCGGTGTCTGTGGACCGGCGGCGGGCGGCCACACTGAGGGAGAAGCGCAGGCTCAAGAAGGTGAATGAGGCCTTCGAGGCCCTGAAGAGGAGCACCCTGCTCAACCCCAACCAGCGGCTGCCCAAGGTGGAGATCCTGCGCAGCGCCATCCAGTACATCGAGCGCCTCCAGGCCCTGCTCAGCTCCCTCAACCAGGAGGAGCGTGACCTCCGCTACCGGGGCGGAGGCGGGCCCCAGCCAGGG GTGCCCAGCGAATGCAGCTCTCACAGCGCCTCCTGCAGTCCAGAGTGGGGCAGTGCACTGGAGTTCAGCGCCAACCCAGGGG ATCATCTGCTCACGGCTGACCCTACAGATGCCCACAACCTGCACTCCCTCACCTCCATCGTGGACAGCATCACAGTGGAAGATGTGTCTGTGGCCTTCCCAGATGAAACCATGCCCAACTGA